CTTGAGCTAAGCAAACTACTCAAAGATGATAATAGATCGTTTTAATTTTCGAAATGCGTTACGAACTCTACTCTTATGATCCTTAATATGAGAAATACTAATAATCGAATCCAAGATTTAAATGCCTTATGCAATTAACTTCTGGTCCCTGATTTCCTTTTTGTTATACAGTAACAGTCAAAAGTTCAACCGATCATGCTAAATTAACTAGATTCTTTCTTAATTACCTTTGACAACTAGTATTTTCATAGTTATAATGTAATCTTAGTCGACATCTAAATCTGGATACCACCCGATTATTCTCATCCTATTTTGAGTTTTATTAAGATAAGAGAGTAGTTAGAAAAGTCAACATGGTTTTAGCAATACAAGATTGAACCAATTATTGTTATCAGAAAAAATCTTTTCTATCGATAAACCAGATCGAATTACTAATCTTTGAATTTTATCTTCACTATATTTGTACGAGTTTTCAGTGTGAATAGTTTCACCTCGAGATATATGAAATATTTTATCATATCCTAATATTCTGACTTCTTGATCTGATATAGATTTGAGATGCATCTCGATGCGATCTTTTTCTTTGTTAAAGAATGCATAATGAACATATTCACGAAGGTCAAAATTACATCCCAACTCCCTATTCATTCGAGTTAACAAATTTAAATTAAATTGAGCGGTGTATCCTGCTTTATCGTTATAGGCTGGTTCGATGAGAAATTGATCCTTTATCAGATCAAAACCAACAAGTAGATAGTCCTTGTCATTCATGTTGAGTCTAACAGCCTTTAAAAAGTCTCTAGCTTCGTCAATTTCAAAATTGCCTATACTAGAACCAAAGAAAATTATTATTCTAGAAAATGAATCGAATTTAAAATTGTTCTCAAATAATATATTATTGCAATCTTTGATCCCATTTATGTAATCATTAGGAATACCTTTAATCATTATATTCTCATTCTGTGTTTCCAGATCAGTTACTACAGAATCTAGGAAATTGAAGGAAATATCAATTGGAAAGTAATAGAGTTTATCTTGTCTTTTCAATATCGTGTCGAATAGATGTTTGGTCTTTTTTGAACTACCACTTCCCATCTCTATTAAAATGATCTCTTTTGGAATGTTTTGCAAAATCTTATCTGAATATTCTTCTAGTATACTATTTTCTGTTCTAGTTGGATAATATTCAGGTTGAACGGTAATTTGTTCAAATAAATAAGAACCTCTATTATCATATAAATATTTAGATGGTACAGATTTCTGAATAGGATTAGATAGTCCTTTCAAGATATCGGTTCTAAATTCTTCGTTGTTATCATCCAAATGCAAATTTTACTTAATGTTTAGGAGTAAGATATAAATATTTTTGTTATCAGCGCTTATTCTTACAGACTAATGACCATAGTATCTGCCTTATTTCCGTGCACGAGTTAACTTTTCTTAAACCTAAATCTATTCAATTTGATCAATTCATTATATGATCCAAATCTGTCAGGATTGATTTTGTCGAGAGAATTTTCTGAATCGATCTCCTCCCTAGTCTTAAAATCTTTTATGATTTCATATTTAGATGTTCGCTGTGCTGGTATCTTACCTGCCGCCTCGATGATTTTTCGCATATCTACAGGCCTTATAAATTGTCCATACTGCGAGCCCGCAGAAGTTGATATACTCTCGTTAATTAAACACCCTCCCAGGTCATTTGCTCCAGCACTGAGCAATATTTGGGATAATTTTGGTCCCTCTTTAACCCATGAAACCTGAAGATTGTCAATAAAATTATTGAAGAAAATTCGTGAAATCGCATGCATTTTCAAAATTTCTAATCCGTCAGCTCCTGGCCTGATGTTTTTGACTAAATGATGATTTGACATTGGAGCGTCGTAGTGAACATAACTCAATGGAACAAATTCTGTGAATTTTCCATGTTGTTTTTGAATATCTCTAATTATCTCTAAATGAGCAATAATATCGCTATTGCTTTCGACATGCCCATACATTATTGTGGAAGTGGTTGGTAGGTCAAGCTTATGTGCTGTAGAAATTACATCGATCCATTGTTCTATGGTAATCCGACCTGGAGAAATCTTGTTTCTTATCTCTCTTACAAGAATCTCCGCTGAGGTTCCAGGCAAACTACCTAGGCCAGCCTCCTTTAGCATTTTTAAATAATCATGAATTTTTGTGTTAGATAATGTAGATCCATACAAAATTTCCTCTGGGGAGAAGGCATGAATATGTATATCAGGCAATTCCTTCTTTATCGCTTTACATATGTCGACGTAAAAAAAGCCATCCATTTTGGGGGGTAATCCTGCCTGGATACATATTTCAGTAGCTCCAAACTGCCATGCTTCTTTAGCCCTCCTTACTATC
The DNA window shown above is from Candidatus Nitrosocosmicus arcticus and carries:
- the cofH gene encoding 5-amino-6-(D-ribitylamino)uracil--L-tyrosine 4-hydroxyphenyl transferase CofH; the encoded protein is MNIENIFRNIDPEISSILGRALDGKEISSVDTLKLFEDTGPSLSVITLVADELRRRTNGETVTYVINRNINFTNVCIKQCGFCAFSRDFRVEEGYLLPIEEIVRRAKEAWQFGATEICIQAGLPPKMDGFFYVDICKAIKKELPDIHIHAFSPEEILYGSTLSNTKIHDYLKMLKEAGLGSLPGTSAEILVREIRNKISPGRITIEQWIDVISTAHKLDLPTTSTIMYGHVESNSDIIAHLEIIRDIQKQHGKFTEFVPLSYVHYDAPMSNHHLVKNIRPGADGLEILKMHAISRIFFNNFIDNLQVSWVKEGPKLSQILLSAGANDLGGCLINESISTSAGSQYGQFIRPVDMRKIIEAAGKIPAQRTSKYEIIKDFKTREEIDSENSLDKINPDRFGSYNELIKLNRFRFKKS
- the egtD gene encoding L-histidine N(alpha)-methyltransferase, giving the protein MDDNNEEFRTDILKGLSNPIQKSVPSKYLYDNRGSYLFEQITVQPEYYPTRTENSILEEYSDKILQNIPKEIILIEMGSGSSKKTKHLFDTILKRQDKLYYFPIDISFNFLDSVVTDLETQNENIMIKGIPNDYINGIKDCNNILFENNFKFDSFSRIIIFFGSSIGNFEIDEARDFLKAVRLNMNDKDYLLVGFDLIKDQFLIEPAYNDKAGYTAQFNLNLLTRMNRELGCNFDLREYVHYAFFNKEKDRIEMHLKSISDQEVRILGYDKIFHISRGETIHTENSYKYSEDKIQRLVIRSGLSIEKIFSDNNNWFNLVLLKPC